A genomic window from Punica granatum isolate Tunisia-2019 chromosome 2, ASM765513v2, whole genome shotgun sequence includes:
- the LOC116195144 gene encoding frataxin, mitochondrial: MASKLHLRRWVSRVLQRPPIPSTAPLSPRVLSRGPRLLVFLHESFLDSPSPTNPRSFCSSPLNLDDAQVPTAIDYCSMLQEDQFHKLADSTIHTLQEKFEEYGDNVDIDGFDVDYGNDVLTLKLGDLGTYVLNKQTPNRQIWLSSPVSGPSRFDWDQSSKTWVYRRTKANLFGLLEAELEKLCGHPIDLS, from the exons ATGGCGTCAAAGCTGCATCTCCGGAGATGGGTCTCGAGAGTTCTTCAAAGGCCTCCGATTCCTTCGACTGCTCCGCTCTCGCCTAGAGTCTTATCACGAGGTCCCAGACTACTAGTATTTCTCCATGAAAGCTTTCTCGATTCTCCCTCTCCGACGAATCCTAGGAGCTTCTGCTCTAGCCCGTTGAACCTCGATGATGCTCAAGTCCCAACTGCAATTGACTATTG TTCTATGTTGCAGGAGGACCAATTTCATAAGCTAGCAGATTCCACGATCCACACCCTGCAAGAAAAATTCGAG GAATACGGGGACAATGTTGATATTGATGGTTTTGACGTGGATTATGGG AATGATGTTTTGACGCTCAAACTTGGGGATTTAGGCACGTATGTCCTGAACAAGCAGACACCAAACAGGCAGATTTGGCTATCCTCCCCTGTAAG TGGTCCGTCAAGATTTGATTGGGACCAGAGCTCCAAAACATGGGTTTACAGGAGAACCAAAGCCAATCTTTTCGGACTTTTAGAGGCTGAGTTAGAAAAACTTTGCGGTCACCCCATCGATCTCTCGTGA